The Nitrospirae bacterium YQR-1 genomic interval CATGGGCTCTACTGTTTTATATGAAAATTCATTCAGATACCACGGGGTTAATTCCCCGTTTACCCCAACATCTCTTCTGCGATCTGATGTACTAACATTGTATGTTTCCCTTGGGCCTAGTCTGTCAGCAGATACGTAGGTTAGGTTTTCCAATAAATTTTCATATTTTTTAACTGTTTTATATAATTTTGGCTCTAATTCATTCTCGGAAGTACTAAACGGAGAAAAAATAAAATATAATCCTTCATATTCTATTTTCTTTTTAGATTTATGAATATCCTCATCTTTATAGTGGCACTCAACTTCTTGTAAGGGGATAACTAAGTTATCCTTATCAGCAGCGTTGAACTTCCAGGAAAAACTATCTTCTTTAAAACTCAATCTTATAGTTAATTCATCCCTTCCGGTTACTTTATCAACGATATCACCAGCAGTACCTAAACGTATAACAGAGCCGTGTAACAAAAGTGAATCACTATATGTATTATCAACGGCAGTTTGGTGAAGTAATAACAACGCCTGTAATATTGAAGATTTCCCTGAAGCGTTAAGGCCGGTAAGTAATGTTAAAGGCGCCAGCGGAAGCCTGAGTCTCTCAAAGCACTTAAAATACTCAAGGTAGATTTCTGTCAACATCAGCCTAAGACCTCTTTAAAGGCATTTTCTGTATAGCTAAATCTTGTATTCACTCTTTTCTTATCATTTGTACCGGAGGTAATAGAAGCAACAAAATCCTGATTTTCCATAGTTTTATAAAAAGCGTTGTGAATTAAATCAGCGTTTGCTGCTATCATTTCTTTCTTATACTTTGCCATAAATACGGAATAAACATCAAAAAGAGACACATTAATTATGTTTCTTGCCTGCTCAGGGTTTGAATGTTTTCTAAAAGCGTGTTTGCCAAACACCAGATAATTATTCTCCATACTCTGATAAAAAATATCAGAGAGCCCTTTTAATTCATCATCAGTCATTTTATTCATATGCTTAAGTGTTTCTGCAAGAAAACTATCCATGTTGCCGTCATATGTGTTTGTGCCAAGAAGATAAAACCCGCAAAAACGGTTTATACACTCTCTGTCCCGCATAGTTTTAGAATCAAGGCTGTCTCCGGTTGCCTTCTTAAATATTTCATTTTGTGCACATTCTTTAAGCCAATTTGTGGCTTTCCCCATATAAATACAATTTCTCATCTGCTGTCTTGAAAGAGGAACTCCGCCATTTACCCGCTCAAAAATATCCAGCCTTGCCTGTTCCGGCACTTTGGAATCTATAATATACAATATAAGGTTTGTATCTTCTATCCGATTTTGAAACTTTGGATGGAGGGCGGCAAATGTTTTGCCGTTCAAATTCTTTCTTGGATCAACGAGCCCTTTTAAAGAAAACTCATTATTATGAAAACGGTAGAATGTTGTCAATCTCTGAAGGCCGTCAACAACAACAGTCATGCCGTCTTCACGCTCGGCCAGATATAACACCGGCAGAGGAATACGCATTAAGACAGACTCTATCAGCTTGCTTTGTTTATCTACTTCCCAAACGAAATCTCTCTGGAAATCAGGATTTAATATAAACTGCCCGGCCTTTATCCTTCTTAACACGTCATAAACAGTTCTTGATTGAGTTCTGATCAAAATGTTGTCAATCGGATATTCACCTAACGCATCGGATGGCAAACGATCGTATCCCTCAACATTATCTCCTGACTGGTTTGACTCCACAATGCTATTTATTTCCATAGTTCCTTCCATAATATATGCTCCAGTAAAATATATAATTTTGATCTATGTCAAGAAAACAGGTACTTTCATCTTAAAGCATGTGACAAACTTTTGAATAAAACAGAGTTTTCCCTGCGGGTTTTTACTGCTATTCGCAGGTGATTATCGCTTAGTCCATTATAGTCAGCGCAACTTCTTAATAAAATCCCACGGTCTCGTAGTTTTTCGTAAATATGTGCCGCCCGTTCATGCTTAATCAAATAAAAATTAACGCTTGACGGAAAGTATTGAATTTCACGCTTATTAAATGATTTTTCGAAAAAAACCTTTTCCTCTTTTAATAAAGCAAACGTGTCACGTTCATATACCTTATCTCTGAGGGCCGTAACCAGCGCCCTCTGAGCAAGCGTATTAACAGTCCACGGCTCCTTATAAGTTTTCAACAGTTGAACCGTTTTTTTATCTGAAAACACAGCACCGATTCTAAGGCCGCACAGTGCATAAAACTTGGTGTATGACTTCAGCACAATAAGATACGGGTTTTTTAAAACATGATCAATTACGCTAAAGCCGCCCGGGTTTTCACTGTGAAGATAAAAAAAATCCATAAATGCCTCATCCACAACCAGATAACACCCTGTGGCCTCAGCCGTCTCAGAAATCCTGAGCATATCCGCCTTGTTTATAAACCCGGCGGTCGGTGTGTTTGGGTTACAAAGAAATGCAATATCCCTGTCCTTGAGCTTCTCGGTAAAGGCAGAGACGTCTAATTTGAAATTGTCCGTCTCTTTCAGCATCATCACGGACAAGTCACTAACTCCATACATTCTTAACGCATTTTCGTACTCGCTGAAGGTGGGAGCAACAAGAAGCGCCCGTTGAGGCTTCAGAGCACGTACAATTAAGTATATCAACTCGGTGCTGCCGTTGCCACAGAGTATATTTTCCGTACCGGCCACGTAACGCTCAGACAGCACTCTTGTCAATCGCCGGCTTTCAGGGTCAGGGTAATTGCTCAGAAATTTAAGGTACTTCCGCATCTCAGCTCTTACCTTTTTAGAGACGCCATGAGGGTTGGGGGACGAGCTGAAATCAATTATTTTTCTCTCCGGTATTTTTAACTTCTCAGCCGCAGAGTAAATATCACCTCCATGCAGGCCGGACACTACACAACACTCATCAGGCCTTCCCAATGTCTGTAAGAATACCCTTCATTACTTTATAAAACAGGTCGTTTTCGGAGATAGCCTTATTGAGAATTACTTTTAAATTCGGTAGATCCTTTACGTTTATAATCACATTTACACTCTTTGTATAAGCAGTCATATTGTCCAGCGTCTTATAATTATTGCCGATAAGGGCTAAAAACACCTTTCTCCTGTTATTTATGGGCATTGTTTGAAATGTTTCAAGAAGTTCATTTCTGCCGGCGTCCCCTCCACCAAACACCTCATCAAGGACCAGAACGTCATACTGGTTGTACCTGATACGTTCAAAGGCGTCCTCTAAATTAGGTGATATGACAACATTATATTTCAAATCATTAAGGGTATCGCTTATGAGTTTAAGATGCTCCTTATTTTCGACACACACCATAGATTCCTTAAATCCTTCAGTGTAGTGCTCAAAGTTCATTCCCTGGTAGTCTTGCGTTGGCATAAGATTCGTCTCCTCTTTTATCTTCCCTGAGGCGGTCTGTTTGGCAATTTAGCCTTACGTGCGTATTCTCTATCCAGTGACAAGTCCTCAATGTCGGTGGTTTTCTCGCCCCTGGTACTCTTTACCGTGTCTATGCCGCGGCCAACCAGAGCCTTTCTTGAGGCATATGCCATTGCCGTCTCCTCGGTAATGAGCCCTACCCTGTAGAGGTTCACTATGGACTTGTCAAAGGTCTGCATTCCGTAGGTTTCACCGGCGTCTATTATTTCGTAGAAGGTCTTACCCTCCGACTCACCGTTTATAAGACTGTCTTTTACCCTTATGTTTGTTTTCATAATTTCAATGGCGGCCACCCGGCCCCCGCCTACTTTTGGAAGCAGCCGCTGACTTACTATCCACCTGACCGTGTCCGAGAGGCGGTTTCTTACCAACACTTCCTCTTCTTTATCAAACATGCCGATTATTCTGTTTATTGTCTGGCCGGCATCTATAGTGTGGAGTGTGGAAAGCACAAGGTGTCCGGTTTCAGCCGCCGTCATGCCGATTTCAACCGTTTCACGGTCTCTCATCTCTCCAACCAGAATGACCTTGGGAGCTTGCCTCAGCGCCGCCCTTAACCCACTTGAAAATGCATCAAAATCCAAACCCATCTCCCTCTGGTTAAACGTTGCCTTCTTATGCGGATGGACAAACTCTACAGGGTCCTCAAGGGTAAGAACGTGCACTTGTTTGTTTTCGTTAATTATATTTAAAACTGCGGCAAGCGTTGAGGATTTACCACTGCCGGTTGCCCCTGTTATAAGGACAAGTCCGTTTTTTTCCTCCGCAATCTGTCCTAAAACCTTTGGAACTTTTAAATCGGCAAGTGTTGGTATTCTTGTTTCAAGCTTTCTCAGAACGATGGAATAATTCCCGCGTTGTGAAAATATATTGACTCTGAACCGGGCCTTGCCCGGAAGGGAATAAGATAAATCACAAGAGCCTTGTTTCAAAAGATTTTCTGTAAGCCGCCTGTCGGAATTTATCAGGTTCAGAGCAAACATTTCCGTCTGAAACGGCGTTAATTCCTCTATCGGCATTTCTTCCAGATGTACCGGTAATAAGACGCCGGATGATTCCACCTGAAGGGGCTTACCAACAGTAAGGTTAAGGTCGGAAACATTTGCCGCACTTTCCAGCATTCCTGAAAGGATAAAATCTACCTCGGCTCTTCTCATAGTTATATCACCTCTTTCTTTTTTTTAAAAGTCCGGCGGCGGTTCTTTCAAAAATGGAATAAACCGTTTTTTGTCCATCGATTTATCATAGGCATCCTCGGGGGATATCCATCCCTTTTGAAGTAAGTCAAGGATGGCGTCATCAAGGGTCACCATGCCGAGTTTCCTACCGGTTTGCATGACTGAGGCAAGCTGCGGTGTTTTTGCCTCCCTGATAAGGTTTGCAGCCGCATAAGTTATAACCAGAATTTCAAGCGCAGCGCAGCGGCCTTTTTTATCTATACGTTTGAACAGGTTCTGGGCAACCACACCTTTTAAGGCCTCCGAGAGGGTTGTGCGAATCTGTGCCTGCTGGTTAGCCGGAAAGACGTCTATTACTCTGTCAACGGTCTTGGTAGCGCTCTGTGTATGCAGGGTGCCAAAGACAAGATGTCCGGTTGAGGCCGCCTCAAGGGCAAGCTGTATTGTTTCAAGGTCTCTCATTTCGCCGACAAGTATTATGTCAGGGTCTTCACGCAGTGCCCCTCTCAGGGCTGCCGAAAATGATTTGGTGTGAAGGCCGACCTCTCTGTGGTTTACGATACAGCTTGCGCTTTTATGGACAAACTCCACCGGATCCTCTATGGTCAGAATATGGTCTTTTCTGTTTTTATTAGCATAGTCAACAATGGCGGCAAGTGTTGTTGACTTGCCGCTTCCGGTGGGCCCGGTTACAAGCACAAGCCCCTTATTAAGCATAGCAAACTTTTTACACACCGGAGGCAGCCCAAGCTCGTCAACCGTGGCTATTTTTTCCGGTATTTGCCTGAAGACGGCGCCGACTCCCCATTTCTGTTGAAAAAAGTTAGACCTAAATCTGCCTAACTTTGGTATTTCATAGGCAAAGTCAACATCACCGGTTTCCTCATACTGCTTAACTTTGTCCTCGGGGGCTATTTCATAAAGCATACCCTTGAGCTCATCGTTTTCAAGCTCTTTGTACTTTATACGCTCCATCTCCCCGCGGATACGCAGTATAGGCTGAGAGCCCGACACCATGTGTAAGTCCGATGCACCCTGCTCATTCATTAGCTTAAAAAAGGCATCTATTTTTGCCATTAAGACCTCCGCCCTCGCATGTCTTTATAAAAAGCATTCACCCACCTTCAACGCAAGTGTATCAAATATATCATGGCTTTGTCAAAAGGGCGAATTGCCTCATCAAAAAACTATACGAAAAAGTACGCCTGCTTCGCTTGCCCCTTGCAGCCTGTGTTTACTTCTGACGTGTTTGTTGTAGGGGCTACCCCTTCTTTCCATATCAATAGTTTCTCTCTAACAAAAGCACCGGTACCGGAGGAAAGGACGCTCTTAGGCCCATCTCCACAGGGAAATAACAAAAAGCACTGCAAAAACCAAAAACAGATTCATATATACAAAAAAGAAAAACAACCGCTTATGAAAAGGTTCCTTTGCTGTTTTCTGCTCTTGTACCAACTCACCGACAACCGGATACCTCGATAGTTTATCCTCTCCGTGAGGCGCTTGTTTCAGCGACTCCGTGTGGTCAAAACCGGCTGGATGTTTTCCGGCATGTTTGCCGTCTTTCCACATCCTGCTGGCGGTAAGGTCATAAATATTCCCTTTATACTGAACATATGCAGGCCTGCCGTCCTTACCGTCACATTTTGCAATTTCCTCCGGCGTAAAAAAGCCCTTTTTAGTGTCAACTGTGCCCGCCACTGCCTCCTTAAGTTTCTTGCCGATAAAAAAAGTAACTATTGCCGCCGTTGTCACCATCAATATGTAAATAAGTATTTTTATGGTTAAAAGAACTCCAAATTTTGTATGAAATAGTGTCTGTAAATTACTGATCCGAGCTATGGTCAAAAGAAACCCTGTGATACCCACAGCACAAATAGAAATCCAGCCAAGAGTCAGCTCTCCGCGTGGAAGCCCCCGTGAAGCATAGGCAGGCTTTAACAGAATATGCACATAAAGTATCGCACCAAACCACGTAACGCCCCCTGTTATGTGTAAAAAACCAACAATAAACCTGATTATCTTCTGAGCGGTTGTACGCTCCAACCCCTTGCCTTTGCTAAATAGCTCTGTCTTATAGGCTTCTCCCTCAGCTGTTAATTTCCCGCCGCCGTCGGAATCTATATGGCAGTACCGGCATTCTTTTTTTGTCTTTTCGGAAAACTCGCTATAGGCAAACGAATTACCGCTGACAATTATAACAACAGACAAAGCAACAATGGTTGCTTTAGCAGACTTAATAAACATCCGATATTGTAAATATTTGCCAAAAAATACGCAAGTACATAAATACATGGCTTGTAACTTCTCTTCAACCTCAGCGTTATTACAGTTTTTTGTAGTAAGCGTTGTTGTGAAAGCACGCCTTACACACTGCTTTGCCGTCTTTTTCTATATGTCTCATGTCTTGCACAAATTCACCGCAAAGGTGGCACTGAAGTCTCTTGAGAGGCCGTCCGGGCATGTCCTCAGGAGCAATAGATACGACAACATCTGTTAAGTCAAAAAGCTCCTCGTTTTTCATAATCATATAGGCCTGAAGCTGAGCCTTATGAGTGTCTGTCTCATCCGGGAAATACTCTGTAGATTTAAGGCGGGAATCCTCTCTTGCCACAATTCTGACAGCGTGGCCGGTCTTTAGATTGACAAAAGTTGCCGCCATCTTGCCGTAATCCATAAACTTAAGGGACCGCTTTCCAAGGCTTGCTCCTGTAACCGACTGTATAGCATCTGTGGCGCAACGGTCAATTTCCACATACACAATGAAATCTTTTCTTTGCGTGTTCTTTGGGTCGGTGATACCAATTGAGTTAAGCCCCAGCATGGATAGACGCACACCAAGGACCTGCCCTGGACACAGGTGACCATGTATTCTTACCGACTCTTCTAAAAGTGCATCAAAATCATCTGACATTTCTTTAACTTACCCATTTAACCATGCTGTTGTCCCCTAAGTCAAGATGTGCCCTGTGGTTTTTGTGGACAGTCCTCTTAATGAGATATAAACGGCCTTATACCAAGTTGCATTCATTC includes:
- a CDS encoding DUF3696 domain-containing protein, translating into MLTEIYLEYFKCFERLRLPLAPLTLLTGLNASGKSSILQALLLLHQTAVDNTYSDSLLLHGSVIRLGTAGDIVDKVTGRDELTIRLSFKEDSFSWKFNAADKDNLVIPLQEVECHYKDEDIHKSKKKIEYEGLYFIFSPFSTSENELEPKLYKTVKKYENLLENLTYVSADRLGPRETYNVSTSDRRRDVGVNGELTPWYLNEFSYKTVEPMLCKEGNPSTLESQVNAWMGEFFPGSGFLVESLRGTPYVTLTIRSSEGGDFHRPQNVGYGLTHILPIITACLGAGKGDIVLIESPESHLHPAGQSKMGEFLGLVAASGVQVIVETHSDHILNGIRKAVKKNKISHEDVAIHFFNRRPKEDETHIPQVISPVIDGNGNLGEWPKGFFDQFDLDMEYFAGWSE
- a CDS encoding DUF262 domain-containing protein, with translation MEGTMEINSIVESNQSGDNVEGYDRLPSDALGEYPIDNILIRTQSRTVYDVLRRIKAGQFILNPDFQRDFVWEVDKQSKLIESVLMRIPLPVLYLAEREDGMTVVVDGLQRLTTFYRFHNNEFSLKGLVDPRKNLNGKTFAALHPKFQNRIEDTNLILYIIDSKVPEQARLDIFERVNGGVPLSRQQMRNCIYMGKATNWLKECAQNEIFKKATGDSLDSKTMRDRECINRFCGFYLLGTNTYDGNMDSFLAETLKHMNKMTDDELKGLSDIFYQSMENNYLVFGKHAFRKHSNPEQARNIINVSLFDVYSVFMAKYKKEMIAANADLIHNAFYKTMENQDFVASITSGTNDKKRVNTRFSYTENAFKEVLG
- a CDS encoding aminotransferase class I/II-fold pyridoxal phosphate-dependent enzyme, encoding MSGLHGGDIYSAAEKLKIPERKIIDFSSSPNPHGVSKKVRAEMRKYLKFLSNYPDPESRRLTRVLSERYVAGTENILCGNGSTELIYLIVRALKPQRALLVAPTFSEYENALRMYGVSDLSVMMLKETDNFKLDVSAFTEKLKDRDIAFLCNPNTPTAGFINKADMLRISETAEATGCYLVVDEAFMDFFYLHSENPGGFSVIDHVLKNPYLIVLKSYTKFYALCGLRIGAVFSDKKTVQLLKTYKEPWTVNTLAQRALVTALRDKVYERDTFALLKEEKVFFEKSFNKREIQYFPSSVNFYLIKHERAAHIYEKLRDRGILLRSCADYNGLSDNHLRIAVKTRRENSVLFKSLSHALR
- a CDS encoding PilT/PilU family type 4a pilus ATPase, whose translation is MRRAEVDFILSGMLESAANVSDLNLTVGKPLQVESSGVLLPVHLEEMPIEELTPFQTEMFALNLINSDRRLTENLLKQGSCDLSYSLPGKARFRVNIFSQRGNYSIVLRKLETRIPTLADLKVPKVLGQIAEEKNGLVLITGATGSGKSSTLAAVLNIINENKQVHVLTLEDPVEFVHPHKKATFNQREMGLDFDAFSSGLRAALRQAPKVILVGEMRDRETVEIGMTAAETGHLVLSTLHTIDAGQTINRIIGMFDKEEEVLVRNRLSDTVRWIVSQRLLPKVGGGRVAAIEIMKTNIRVKDSLINGESEGKTFYEIIDAGETYGMQTFDKSIVNLYRVGLITEETAMAYASRKALVGRGIDTVKSTRGEKTTDIEDLSLDREYARKAKLPNRPPQGR
- a CDS encoding type IV pilus twitching motility protein PilT, with amino-acid sequence MAKIDAFFKLMNEQGASDLHMVSGSQPILRIRGEMERIKYKELENDELKGMLYEIAPEDKVKQYEETGDVDFAYEIPKLGRFRSNFFQQKWGVGAVFRQIPEKIATVDELGLPPVCKKFAMLNKGLVLVTGPTGSGKSTTLAAIVDYANKNRKDHILTIEDPVEFVHKSASCIVNHREVGLHTKSFSAALRGALREDPDIILVGEMRDLETIQLALEAASTGHLVFGTLHTQSATKTVDRVIDVFPANQQAQIRTTLSEALKGVVAQNLFKRIDKKGRCAALEILVITYAAANLIREAKTPQLASVMQTGRKLGMVTLDDAILDLLQKGWISPEDAYDKSMDKKRFIPFLKEPPPDF
- a CDS encoding cytochrome B5; the protein is MFIKSAKATIVALSVVIIVSGNSFAYSEFSEKTKKECRYCHIDSDGGGKLTAEGEAYKTELFSKGKGLERTTAQKIIRFIVGFLHITGGVTWFGAILYVHILLKPAYASRGLPRGELTLGWISICAVGITGFLLTIARISNLQTLFHTKFGVLLTIKILIYILMVTTAAIVTFFIGKKLKEAVAGTVDTKKGFFTPEEIAKCDGKDGRPAYVQYKGNIYDLTASRMWKDGKHAGKHPAGFDHTESLKQAPHGEDKLSRYPVVGELVQEQKTAKEPFHKRLFFFFVYMNLFLVFAVLFVISLWRWA
- a CDS encoding FmdE family protein, with the protein product MSDDFDALLEESVRIHGHLCPGQVLGVRLSMLGLNSIGITDPKNTQRKDFIVYVEIDRCATDAIQSVTGASLGKRSLKFMDYGKMAATFVNLKTGHAVRIVAREDSRLKSTEYFPDETDTHKAQLQAYMIMKNEELFDLTDVVVSIAPEDMPGRPLKRLQCHLCGEFVQDMRHIEKDGKAVCKACFHNNAYYKKL